The sequence GCCGGCACCGTTGCTGGAGACGAGCAGCAAATTCGGCGTGCGCTTCAGGAACGCGGCATCGACATGGAAATGCGGGGCAAGCTCGTCGCGCGCGGCGCCGATCTGGTAGACATGGGTAGCGGCGAGGAGCGGCGCATAGACATCTTCGGGGCTGCCGTTCTCTATGCGATCGAGCCGGACGTCGGGCCGCGCCTTCAGGATGTCGATATAGATCGGATTGGCCAAATAGTTGGAGTAGACGACGCGCTTGCTGTTGACGGACATCAGGACCCTTCCGGCTCTCTCGTGGGAGATCCGCAAGGTCAGCGCGATGCGCGCCCGTCCGTGCCCCTCCCGCTTTCTGCTTGTAGCCGCTTATGCCATGGCGGTGCCGGCCACGGCAGGCCGTCTGGCGCAGATCACGGTGCCGGCCCGGACATGTTGACAATCCCGCCCGCTCCGTCAAGTTCGGCAGACCGCCGCGACGGCCAGAACCAAGAAGCATGCGCGGCTGATGGGAGAACGCAATGGCAATTGCGGAACAGCAGGCGACCAGCGACATAACCTGGCATGGCATCGTCCTGCAGACCCTGAAGCGGAACGAGATCAGCCTGATCCCTTACGTGCCCGACCGCGTGCTGACGCCGCTGATCAAGAATTTGCACGCCGATCCCTTCTTCACCACCTTCGCCACCGCCCGCGAGGAGGAGGCCGTCGGCATCGTCTCGGGCGCCTGGATGGGCGGACGGCGCGGCGCGGTGCTGATGCAGACCTCCGGCTTTGCCACGCTCGCCAACGTGCTGGCCTCGCTCGCCGTGCCCTACCAGATCCCGCTGATCATGTTCGTCTCCGAGCGCGGCACGCTCGGCGAGTTCAACTACGGCCAGTCGCTGGTCTGCCGCACCATGCGCCCTGTGCTGGATTCACTGGCGCTGGAGCACCACACCATCACCCGGCTCGATGAGCTCGAATTCATCGTCGACCGCTCGATCAAGCAGGCCGTCACCACGCAAGCGCCGGTGGCCCTGATCCTCAACCCGCTGCTCACGGGCGGCAAGGTCTTCGACAAGTGAGGCGGGCCATGGATAATCGCAACACCAAGGTGATGAACCGCTTCGACATCACCTCGCGCCTGATCGCAAAGCTCAAGCACGAGGAAGCCGTGATCGGCGGCATCGGCAACACCAATTTCGACCTCTGGGCCGCCGGCCACCGCCCGCAGAATTTCTACATGCTGGGCAGCATGGGTCTCGCCTTCCCGATCGCACTCGGCGTGGCATTGGCGCAGCCCGAGCGCCGCGTCTTCGCGCTCGAAGGCGACGGCTCGCTCTTGATGCAGCTCGGCGCGCTCTCGACGATCGCGGCACTGAAGCCGCAGAACCTGATCATGATCGTGATGGACAACGGCATCTACCAGATCACCGGCGCGCAGCCGACGCCGGCAGCGAGCGTCGCCGACATCGTCGGCATTGCCACTGCGTCGGGGCTCGTCAGGAGTTCCTGGGCCGCGGACGAGGAGGATTTCGAGCGCCTGGTCGACGAGGCCATGTCGGCCTCCGAGCCGAGCCTGATCGCAGTCCGTATCGACGACAAGCCGGGCGTCGGCACCACAAGGCGTGATCCCGTGCAGATCCGGGAACGCTTCATGCACGGCCTCGGCGTGCGTGAGCCGCTTTAACGTTTGGTCATTAACTACACGGCGATCTGATCCTCGCACCGCAACAGGCCGTCGCGATTCCGTGCTATCGCCGCCGGATGTCCATTTTTGTTCGTTTCTTTGCCTGGCTGCTCGCCGCCGCCGTCACCTTTGCAACGCTCGGACCTCCGGGCCTGCGGCCCCATTCCGACCTCGGCCAGGACGGCGAGCATGCGCTCGCCTTCATCCTAGTCGGGCTGGCCTTCGGCCTCGCCTACCGGCAGCGGCGCCTGGCCGTGGTGACCGTCGCGGTGATCCTGATCGGCCTGCTCGAACTGATGCAGTTCTGGGCGCCGGGGCGTCATGCGCGACTGGCGGATTTTCTGGTCGATGCCGGCACCGCCTGCATCGGCTTTGCCCTCGCCGCCGTCGGCGATTGGGTCATGACCCGGTTTCGGGCAAGCTCGGCCCTGACAAGCTGAGGCCCCGCGGAGCGACGCTCCGCAGGGCCCGATCTCAACAATGCGACGCTACGCCGATCAGTCGATGATCTTGACGACGCGGCGCGTACGCGGCTCGACGATCACACGGCGATCGTTCACGACCGCATAGCGATACTCGGTGTAGTTCGGCACGGGCCGCAGCACCACGGTCGGGGGCAGCGGCTCACCGACGACGACGCGCTCGTGAATCACGACGGAGTCACTACGCGGGATTCCGCCGAGCACCGCATTCGGAATTTCGAGGCCCGCGCCGACGGCTGCACCGACGGTGCCGCCGACCATCGCGCCGACCGGTCCGCCAATGTCCCCACCCGCGCGCGCGCCGTCCCGAGCGCCCTGTTCGGTGGTCGACTGGGCAAAGGCTGCGCTCGAGGCCAGCAGCGACGCGGCAGCCAACGTAATCGCAAGACGGGTTTTCATATCCTTACGCCTCCAGTGATTGTTGTGGATCTTCAACCCGCGGGGTCGGATCATGTTCCGGTTCCCCTGCGACGAAAGATGCATCACATGTCTGGAGACTGTTACCGCGTAACAGTTCAGCTAGCTGCGATCTCGTGGCCTGCCATCAGTTCCAGCGCCCGCACCATCGCGGAATGATCCCAGGCCTTGCCGCCATGCGCGGTGCAGGACGAGAACAATTGCTGCGCCACCGCCGTACTTGGCAACGAAAGGCCGAGGGCGCGCGCGCCTTCGAGCGCGAGGTTCAGATCCTTCTGATGCAGCTCGATGCGGAAGCCCGGATCGAAATTGCGCTTCACCATGCGCTCGCCATGCACCTCGAGAATCCGCGACGAGGCAAAGCCGCCCATCAGCGCCTTGCGCACCAGCGCGGGGTTCGCACCGGCTTTGGACGCGAACAGCAACGCTTCGCTCACGGCCTCGATGGTCAGCGCGACGATGATCTGGTTGGCGACCTTCGTGGTCTGGCCGTCGCCATTGGCGCCGACATGCGTGACGTTCTTGCCCATCTTGTCGAAGATCGGCTTCATGGTGCCAAAGGCCCGCTCGGGACCGCCGACCATGATGGTGAGGCTCGCAGCTTTCGCCCCGACCTCGCCGCCCGAGACAGGTGCGTCGAGATAGTCGGCGCCGAGCGCCTCGATCTTCTTCGCAAATTCCTTCGTCGCCAGCGGCGAGATCGAGCTCATATCGACGACGATCTTGCCCTTGGAGATGCCGCTCGCGACGCCGTCCTTGCCGAACAGCACCGCCTCCACATGCGGCGTATCCGGCACCATGATGATGACGGCGTCCGCCTGCTCTGCCACCTCCTTGGCCGATTTGCAGGCGATGCCGCCCGCAGAGATCAGCTCAGCCGCGACCGGCGCGACGTCACGCAGGAACACGCGATGGCCCGCAGCCAGGAGGTGGCCGGCCATCGGCCGTCCCATGGTGCCAAGTCCGATGAAGCCGATGTCGATCATGGTTTGATGTCTCACAGTTGGAGTAGCAAAATTCATCCGCGCGCTCGCTGCACCTCCCCCGCTTGCGGGAGAGGGAGCGCACCGTCATCGCGGCCGCATCTGGCCCCAAATCTCACGTCTCGAAAGTCTGTGCCGCGTGCCAGGAGAGGCCTTCCAGCGTCGTGGTGCGCGGCTTGTATTCGCAGCCGATCCAGCCGCGATAGCCGATCGCGTCGAGATGGCGGAACAGGAAAGGATAGTTGATCTCGCCGGTGCCGGGCTCGTGGCGGCCGGGATTGTCGGCGAGCTGGATGTGGGCGATCTGCGGCAGATATTCCTGCATGGTGCGGGCGAGATCGCCCTCCATGATCTGCATGTGATAGATGTCGTACTGGATGAAGAGGTTGTTCGAGCGCACCTCGGAGATCAGTTGCACCGCCTGCTCGGTACCGTTGAGATAGAAGCCGGGAATGTCGAGCGTGTTGATCGGCTCGACCAGCAGCTTGATGTTCTCCCGCGCCAGCGTCGAGGCGGCGAAGCGCAGGTTTCCGACCAGCGTCTCCTGAAGCTCGCGCGGATCGGCGTCAGAAGGCGCGATGCCGACAAGGCAATTGAGCTGGTCGCAATCGAGCGCCTTGGCATAATCGATGGCGCGGAAGACGCCGTCGCGGAATTCGGCGGTGCGGTCGGGCAGGATCGCGATGCCGCGCTCGCCCCCGGCCCAGTTGCCGGCCGGAAGATTATGCAGCACCTGCGTCAGGCCATGGGCCTCCAGCTGCTCGCGCAGCTGCGCCTTGTCGAAATCATAGGGGAAGAGATATTCGATCCCGGCAAAGCCCGCCGCTTTCGCCGCGGCAAAGCGGTCGAGGAACGGCATCTCGTTGAAGAGCATGGTGAGGTTGGCGGCAAATTTCGGCATGATGCTCTCCTTTATTCCGCCGGCTGCAGCACGCGCGTGGTGCCGACCTCGTCGAGCGGCAGATCCAGCACCTCCTCGAACTCGACGATGTTGTCGATCTCCGTGCCCATCGCGATGTTGGTGACGCGCTCGAGGATGAACTCGACCACCACGGGCACGCGGTGCTTGGCCATCAATTCGCGCGCGGTGGCGAATGCGGCCTGCGTGTCCTTCGGGTCGGTGACGCGGATCGCCTTGCAGCCGAGGCCCTCGGCCACCGTGACATGGTCGACGCCGTAGACGCCGATCTCGGGCGCGTTGATGTTCTCGAAGGAGAGCTGGACGTGGTAGTCCATGTCGAAGCCGCGCTGGGCCTGGCGGATCAGGCCGAGATAGGAATTGTTCACAACGACGTGGATGTAGGGCAGATTGAACTGCGCGCCGACCGCGAGCTCCTCGATCAGGAACTGGAAGTCGTAATCGCCCGACAGCGCGACGATCTCGCGGTCCGGGCACGCCGCGCGCACACCGAGCGCCGCCGGCAGCGTCCAGCCGAGCGGGCCCGCCTGCCCGGCGTTGATCCAGTTGCGCGGCTTGTAGACGCCGAGGAACTGCGCGCCGGCGATTTGCGACAGGCCGATCACGGTGACATAGGTGGTGTCGCGGCCGAACGCCTTGTTCATCTCCTCATAGACGCGTTGCGGCTTGATCGGAACGTTGTCGAAATGGCTCTTGCGCAGCATCGTCTTCTTGCGATCGCGGCAGGCAGCGGGCCACGCCTGGCGCTCGCGAAGCCTGCCTGACCGCCGCCACTCCCTGGCGACGGCAACGAACAGCTCGAGCGCCGACTTGGCGTCCGAGACGATCCCGAGATCGGGATTGAACACGCGCCCGATCTGGGTCGGCTCGATGTCGACGTGAACGAACTTGCGGCCCTTGGTGTAGGTCTCGACCGAACCGGTGTGACGGTTGGCCCACCGGTTGCCGATGCCGAGCACGAAGTCGGATTCGAGCAGCGTGGCGTTGCCGTAGCGGTGGCTGGTCTGGAGGCCGACCATGCCGGCCATCAGCACGTGATCGTCGGGGATCGCGCCCCACCCCATCAGCGTCGGCACGACGGGCACGTTGGCGATCTCGGCGAACTCGACCAGCAGGTCCGAGGCGTCGGCGTTGATGATGCCGCCACCCGCGACGATCAGCGGCCGCTCGGCAGTGTTGAGCATCTCCAGGGCCTTCTCGACCTGCTTGCGGGTCGCGGCGGGCTTGTAGACCGGCAGCGGCTCATAGGTCTCGTCATCGAACTCGATCTCGGCGAGCTGCACGTCGAGCGGCATGTCGATCAGCACCGGTCCCGGCCGTCCGGAACGCATGATGTGAAAGGCCTGGCTGAACACGCGCGGCACCAGCGCCGGCTCGCGCACCGTCACCGCCCATTTGGTCACGGGCTTGGCGATCGACTCGATGTCGACGGCCTGGAAGTCTTCCTTGTAAAGGCGAGCCCGCGGCGCCTGGCCGGTGATGCAGAGGATCGGAATGGAATCGGCGATCGCCGAATAGAGCCCGGTGATCATGTCGGTTCCGGCCGGCCCGGAGGTACCGATGCAGACGCCGATATTGCCGGCCTTGGCCCGGGTGTAGCCCTCCGCCATGTGCGAGGCGCCCTCGACATGCCGCGCCAGGATGTGGCGGATCGAGCCGCGCTTCTTCAGCGCCGAGTAAAGCGGATTGATCGCAGCTCCGGGAACGCCGAAGGCAGTCGAGATGCCCTCCTTCTCCAGGATACGCACGGCCGCATCGACAGCTCGCATCTTCGCCATATCGGACCTCGCTCAGGTTTAAGTCAGCGAGCGAGATCATCGATGGCAGGCGCTTTGATCTCAACGAGATCGATTTTATTTTCCACGATGCGGCAGCAGTGGAAAAATCGTGGGTGGTCTCAATCAGTTAGATCAAGATATCCATGAAAGTCGCTTCACTCGAACAGCGGCGCCAGCTCCATCTGCGGCACCAGCACGAGGCCCTTGTCGGTGATGCGAATTTCCGGAATGACCGATAGCGGAATCAAATTGAAGCCCATGTAGGGGATGGTGCAGCCGGCCTCGGCCCATTCCTTCTTGAGCGCCTTGACCTCCTCGGCAACTTCCGTGACGCGCTTGTCGGACAGGAGCCCCGCGATCGGCAGCGGAACCAGCGCCCTCACCTTGCCGTCGGCGACGACGCAGACGCCGCCCTGCTGCTCCCTAATCGCTGCAATGGCGATCTGCATGTCGGCCTCGTTAGTGCCGGCGACGATGATATTGTGGCTGTCGTGGCCGACGCTGGAAGCCACCGCGCCGCGCTTCAGGCCGAAATCCTTGAGCAGGCCATAGGCGACATTGCCGGCCGACTTGCCGTGGCGCTCGACCACCGTGACGAAGCACAGGCCGTAACGCGCGAACAGCGACGGCCAGTCCTTGGCCGGTTCGATCGCCACCTTCTCGTGGATCAAGGTGATGCCGGGCAGCGCGGTCTTGATGGCGTTGACGGTGCAGGCCTTCGCGGGCAGCTCCGGCGTGAGCTTCATCTTCTCAGGGAGCTTCACGGTCGCATAGGCCGCCTTCGGATATTGGTAGCGCTGCGACAGCGCCTGATCGAGACGCGGCGTGATCTTGCCGTGCTCGACCACGAGCTCGCCGCCATACCAGGTGCATTGCGGCTTGAGCTGATCGTCCATCAGCACGAGATCGGCGCGGCGGCCGCCGCCGAGGCCGCCAATGTCGCCCTCCATGCCGAAGCGCGTGGCGCCATGCAGCGAGCCCATCGACCAGGCCTGCTCCGGCGACATCCCCGCCTTCACGGCTTCGCGCACCACCCAGTCGAGGCCAAACAGAAGCAGATCGTCGGCGTCGCGATCGTCGGTGCAGACGGCGGTGCGCTTGTGCGAGGCCCCGAGTTCCGTGATCGTCCGGATCGCCTGCGGCAGGGAATGCCAGGGCGTGGTCGGCGGTCCCCCGCGCAAAAACACCCAGACGCCGGCATCGAGCAGATCGTCGGCGATGTCGCGGTCGATCGCCTCATGGGTGTCGGTGACGCCGGATGCCGCATAGGCCGCGACGAATTCACGACCGTAGACATGGCCGGACACCGGACGTCCCCGCTTCAAGGCGGCCGCGAGGATCGCGTGGCTGCGCTCGTCGCCCATTGTAACAGGCACAAAGTCCATCTTTTCGCCGAGCGCGACGGCTTCGGGCCAGCGGTCGAACAGGCCGGCGATCTTGTCGGGCGTGAGATCGCCGCCCGCCGTCTCCAGCGCAGCCGACGTCGCCGGCACGGTGCTCGGCACCGTCAGGAAGA is a genomic window of Bradyrhizobium sp. CB1717 containing:
- a CDS encoding thiamine pyrophosphate-binding protein, coding for MAIAEQQATSDITWHGIVLQTLKRNEISLIPYVPDRVLTPLIKNLHADPFFTTFATAREEEAVGIVSGAWMGGRRGAVLMQTSGFATLANVLASLAVPYQIPLIMFVSERGTLGEFNYGQSLVCRTMRPVLDSLALEHHTITRLDELEFIVDRSIKQAVTTQAPVALILNPLLTGGKVFDK
- a CDS encoding thiamine pyrophosphate-dependent enzyme, whose translation is MDNRNTKVMNRFDITSRLIAKLKHEEAVIGGIGNTNFDLWAAGHRPQNFYMLGSMGLAFPIALGVALAQPERRVFALEGDGSLLMQLGALSTIAALKPQNLIMIVMDNGIYQITGAQPTPAASVADIVGIATASGLVRSSWAADEEDFERLVDEAMSASEPSLIAVRIDDKPGVGTTRRDPVQIRERFMHGLGVREPL
- a CDS encoding VanZ family protein is translated as MSIFVRFFAWLLAAAVTFATLGPPGLRPHSDLGQDGEHALAFILVGLAFGLAYRQRRLAVVTVAVILIGLLELMQFWAPGRHARLADFLVDAGTACIGFALAAVGDWVMTRFRASSALTS
- a CDS encoding DUF1236 domain-containing protein, which gives rise to MKTRLAITLAAASLLASSAAFAQSTTEQGARDGARAGGDIGGPVGAMVGGTVGAAVGAGLEIPNAVLGGIPRSDSVVIHERVVVGEPLPPTVVLRPVPNYTEYRYAVVNDRRVIVEPRTRRVVKIID
- a CDS encoding 2-hydroxy-3-oxopropionate reductase, whose product is MIDIGFIGLGTMGRPMAGHLLAAGHRVFLRDVAPVAAELISAGGIACKSAKEVAEQADAVIIMVPDTPHVEAVLFGKDGVASGISKGKIVVDMSSISPLATKEFAKKIEALGADYLDAPVSGGEVGAKAASLTIMVGGPERAFGTMKPIFDKMGKNVTHVGANGDGQTTKVANQIIVALTIEAVSEALLFASKAGANPALVRKALMGGFASSRILEVHGERMVKRNFDPGFRIELHQKDLNLALEGARALGLSLPSTAVAQQLFSSCTAHGGKAWDHSAMVRALELMAGHEIAAS
- the hyi gene encoding hydroxypyruvate isomerase encodes the protein MPKFAANLTMLFNEMPFLDRFAAAKAAGFAGIEYLFPYDFDKAQLREQLEAHGLTQVLHNLPAGNWAGGERGIAILPDRTAEFRDGVFRAIDYAKALDCDQLNCLVGIAPSDADPRELQETLVGNLRFAASTLARENIKLLVEPINTLDIPGFYLNGTEQAVQLISEVRSNNLFIQYDIYHMQIMEGDLARTMQEYLPQIAHIQLADNPGRHEPGTGEINYPFLFRHLDAIGYRGWIGCEYKPRTTTLEGLSWHAAQTFET
- the gcl gene encoding glyoxylate carboligase; amino-acid sequence: MAKMRAVDAAVRILEKEGISTAFGVPGAAINPLYSALKKRGSIRHILARHVEGASHMAEGYTRAKAGNIGVCIGTSGPAGTDMITGLYSAIADSIPILCITGQAPRARLYKEDFQAVDIESIAKPVTKWAVTVREPALVPRVFSQAFHIMRSGRPGPVLIDMPLDVQLAEIEFDDETYEPLPVYKPAATRKQVEKALEMLNTAERPLIVAGGGIINADASDLLVEFAEIANVPVVPTLMGWGAIPDDHVLMAGMVGLQTSHRYGNATLLESDFVLGIGNRWANRHTGSVETYTKGRKFVHVDIEPTQIGRVFNPDLGIVSDAKSALELFVAVAREWRRSGRLRERQAWPAACRDRKKTMLRKSHFDNVPIKPQRVYEEMNKAFGRDTTYVTVIGLSQIAGAQFLGVYKPRNWINAGQAGPLGWTLPAALGVRAACPDREIVALSGDYDFQFLIEELAVGAQFNLPYIHVVVNNSYLGLIRQAQRGFDMDYHVQLSFENINAPEIGVYGVDHVTVAEGLGCKAIRVTDPKDTQAAFATARELMAKHRVPVVVEFILERVTNIAMGTEIDNIVEFEEVLDLPLDEVGTTRVLQPAE
- a CDS encoding adenine deaminase C-terminal domain-containing protein — protein: MTNLTRFSVAPLHSMTRRLADVASARVVPDLVISGARVLSTYSERIHPGREVWITGGRIAAVKPAGAARKAWSEVLLYDAAGGIIAPGLVDPHIHIESSMVTACAYAEAALLNGTTTIFCDSHEIGNVMDVAGVEAMLEDAREAPLSIFLTVPSTVPATSAALETAGGDLTPDKIAGLFDRWPEAVALGEKMDFVPVTMGDERSHAILAAALKRGRPVSGHVYGREFVAAYAASGVTDTHEAIDRDIADDLLDAGVWVFLRGGPPTTPWHSLPQAIRTITELGASHKRTAVCTDDRDADDLLLFGLDWVVREAVKAGMSPEQAWSMGSLHGATRFGMEGDIGGLGGGRRADLVLMDDQLKPQCTWYGGELVVEHGKITPRLDQALSQRYQYPKAAYATVKLPEKMKLTPELPAKACTVNAIKTALPGITLIHEKVAIEPAKDWPSLFARYGLCFVTVVERHGKSAGNVAYGLLKDFGLKRGAVASSVGHDSHNIIVAGTNEADMQIAIAAIREQQGGVCVVADGKVRALVPLPIAGLLSDKRVTEVAEEVKALKKEWAEAGCTIPYMGFNLIPLSVIPEIRITDKGLVLVPQMELAPLFE